The following coding sequences lie in one Rissa tridactyla isolate bRisTri1 chromosome Z, bRisTri1.patW.cur.20221130, whole genome shotgun sequence genomic window:
- the RUSC2 gene encoding AP-4 complex accessory subunit RUSC2 isoform X3, with product MDSPPKLTGETLIVHHIPLVHCQVPDRQCCSVSKRTNPFCQPELSITRTSALPDRDLSQTDSLVYSSFLQTSETSAEASDNKEGKARDLIVPSVSKRHNPFLLSEGEDVSIFGDDLGQKSFHLHNSLVSGKPPFQLHELALPPFHLHDSNHIVKSWNMSSRSGVVDGQEDKISSDDIQKRNNANRCHLSQASERMELDECSCHRGSSSSFSFDGGDQEWNQNTGESLRNQDALHSRTCSCSSSELQHCRCYSSSSQSEVNDQQMGYISDSSCNSSDGVLVNFSALYNKMNGHSRSNLNSANLSCDSSFCSHSDTGAFYLDLHSSPTESKMSCESHHPESSGKVCGCQHSSSPVLDANCNSYHLHCEPCVSESSDLTACFQSQARLVVATQNYYKLVTCDLSSQSSPSPAGSSITSCSEDHTKGSPAQPTEYYLFRRPDLREEEDNVECSEEEAKGEATQNMIEGQVYVNASPPNLNASRQRSRSYDQNLDRSPSSRLGSLERMVSCPVKLSESPAIPIQSSPPKRVTSFAELAKGRKKNGTSPPLRSSGDSSLEFSPIPETQRDCPTFLEERARRSQSLPPMPFVHGLNQSCEGFCLNHTFGDSQALCSTKDSVSSEKVPSGHGAGEQASLSLLMEADASFSGGSASGHGQRDVRARADGGGTDSKPVVRYSKDQRPTTLPIQPFVFQHHFSKPAKARALHSHFASSLSQLYSLSSNRPASQQISSNSQSSASGTSAEQVAVAGSQAHSTLLTQRSADGAASRNDVGIKKPAPETTRPSPLGSYSPVRCNVPFFQSVDSSSSPTTERAGESQPPRSRSCPISASLLPTRSSPAVSGVQPSQTTKADALRQKENPKPVPKKEAPLEASPPLSEYRLHSVSLPPLSVGGMPVSRVGGHADPHWRSGSETSSSGPLSNMGIRPLNGQSMRQLQLTYTDFFPDYFSLAEKPPAEFCLSPDGNTESISIDLLQKKGLVKAINTAVDLIVAHFGTSRDPGVKAKLGNSSVSPNVGHLILKYLCPAVRDILSDGLKAYVLDMIIGQRRNIPWSVVEASTQLGPSTKLLHSLYSKISQYTELTNHTMRFNAFLFGLLNIRSLEFWFNHLYNHEDIILAHYQPVGFLCLSHSVCQPLFEELLLLLQPLSLLPFNLDLLFEHHLMQMGKEQQQQKELLRVKQDLLLSAHSTLQLMRTRGSNDDPDGCSTAPEADKAGTRDGGISPGHSSQQAASERVKGVGASCGDVDREEERRKVRESAWEGKKDKQAGWWYQLMQSSQIYIEGSSEGSKFIRYEKKKALNTVPRSAETRKAPPPREGVVEGAEACPIAEGTLEERPKAVSKPSPEAVEEPLEKPQQVLVSEEVKERSWPFWMGSPPDSVVTELKHSKEKETGAPQRVGAAAAAAPQEESNASASEGSQAIKWGHLFGSRKVQKEPRQPNRLPSGWLSLDKSVFQLVAQTVGASMWREAAPEPEPAQPESPEVPAMARPARGLSPHPPCEVKALCHHIATEAGQLSFNKGDILQVISKVDGDWLQCSLGSEKGLVPIMYVTHPEDEDY from the exons ATGGATAGTCCACCCAAACTGACTGGTGAGACGCTGATTGTCCATCACATTCCCCTGGTGCATTGCCAGGTCCCTGATAGACAGTGCTGCTCCGTAAGCAAAAGGACCAACCCCTTCTGCCAGCCAGAGCTCAGCATTACACGGACCTCTGCCCTTCCAGACAGAGACCTTTCACAGACTGACTCCTTGGTGTACAGCAGCTTTCTCCAGACCTCTGAAACCTCAGCAGAGGCCTCAGACAATAAAGAAGGCAAAGCGAGGGATTTGATTGTCCCTAGTGTCAGCAAGCGACACAACCCTTTCCTGCTGAGTGAGGGTGAAGACGTCAGCATCTTTGGGGATGACTTGGGTCAAAAATCTTTCCACCTTCACAACTCACTTGTGTCTGGCAAGCCTCCCTTTCAGCTGCACGAGCTGGCCTTACCCCCTTTCCACCTCCACGATTCCAACCACATTGTGAAATCCTGGAACATGTCCAGCCGGTCCGGTGTGGTAGACGGGCAAGAGGACAAAATCAGCAGTGACGACATTCAGAAGAGGAATAACGCGAACAGGTGCCACCTGAGCCAGGCCTCAGAACGCATGGAGCTGGATGAATGCAGCTGCCATCgtggcagctcctccagcttctCCTTCGATGGTGGTGACCAGGAGTGGAACCAGAACACGGGTGAATCGCTGAGGAATCAGGATGCCCTGCACAGCCGGACATGCAGCTGTTCCAGCTCAGAGCTCCAGCACTGTCGCTGCTACAGTTCATCAAGTCAGTCTGAAGTGAATGACCAACAGATGGGCTACATCAGTGACTCTTCCTGCAACAGCTCTGATGGGGTGCTGGTGAACTTCAGTGCTCTGTACAACAAAATGAATGGCCATTCTCGATCTAACCTGAATTCAGCCAACCTGTCCTGTGACTCTTCCTTCTGCAGCCACTCAGACACAGGAGCTTTTTACCTGGATTTGCATTCATCACCCACAGAATCCAAGATGTCTTGCGAGTCGCATCACCCAGAGAGTTCAGGGAAGGTGTGTGGGTGTCAACACTCCTCCTCACCTGTCCTTGATGCTAACTGCAACTCCTACCACCTCCACTGTGAGCCTTGCGTTTCAGAGAGCTCAGACCTCACTGCCTGCTTCCAGAGCCAAGCACGGCTCGTTGTGGCTACTCAGAATTATTATAAGTTAGTCACATGTGACTTGTCTTCCCagtcatcccccagcccagcaggaTCTTCCATAACTAGCTGCTCGGAAGACCATACCAAAGgtagcccagcacagcccactgAATACTATCTGTTCAGAAGACCTGACCTGAGAGAAGAAGAAGATAATGTGGAGTGCAGTGAAGAGGAGGCAAAGGGAGAAGCCACCCAGAACATGATTGAGGGTCAGGTCTATGTGAATGCGTCACCACCTAACCTCAACGCAAGCCGGCAGCGCTCCAGGAGCTATGATCAGAACCTGGACAGGAGTCCCAGCAGCAGGTTGGGCTCCTTGGAGCGCATGGTGAGCTGTCCGGTCAAGCTGAGTGAAAGTCCAGCAATACCCATCCAGAGTTCCCCCCCAAAGCGAGTGACATCTTTTGCTGAACTAGCTAAAGGCCGGAAAAAGAATGGCACCTCTCCACCACTCCGGTCCAGTGGTGATTCCTCCTTGGAGTTCTCCCCAATCCCTGAGACACAGCGGGATTGCCCAACCTTCCTTGAAGAAAGAGCTCGCCGCAGCCAGAGTCTTCCACCCATGCCCTTTGTCCATGGCCTGAACCAGAGCTGCGAGGGCTTCTGTTTGAATCATACTTTTGGGGATAGCCAGGCTTTGTGTTCCACCAAAGACTCAGTCTCCAGTGAGAAGGTCCCCAGTGGGCATGGGGCAGGTGAGCaagcctctctctccctgctgatggAGGCAGATGCCAGCTTCTCAGGTGGCTCTGCCAGTGGCCACGGACAAAGAGATGTTAGAGCTCGAGCAGATG GTGGTGGCACAGACAGCAAGCCTGTGGTACGCTACAGCAAGGACCAGCGTCCCACGACTCTGCCCATCCAGCCCTTTGTTTTCCAGCACCACTTCAGCAAGCCAGCCAAGGCCCGTGCCCTGCACAGCCATTTTGCCTCCAGCCTTTCCCAACTCTACAGCTTGTCCAGCAACCGGCCTGCCAGCCAGCAGATCTCCTCCAATTCCCAGTCCTCAGCCTCGGGCACCTCGGCAGAGCAGGTGGCGGTGGCGGGGAGTCAAGCTCACAGCACGCTCCTGACCCAACGCTCAGCGGACGGAGCTGCCTCTCGCAACGATGTCGGCATTAAGAAGCCTGCCCCCGAGACAACCCGGCCATCCCCCCTGGGGAGTTACTCTCCCGTGCGATGCAACGTGCCTTTCTTTCAAAGCGTGGACTCTTCTTCCTCGCCCACCACAGAGAGAGCTGGAGAGAGCCAGCCCCCCAGGAGCAGATCCTGCCCCATCTCCGCCAGCCTGCTTCCCACGAGGTCTTCCCCTGCGGTCAGTGGCGTGCAGCCCTCCCAAACCACCAAAGCCGATGCCCTGAGGCAGAAGGAGAATCCCAAGCCGGTTCCCAAGAAGGAGGCACCGCTGGAAGCAAGCCCACCGCTCTCCGAGTACCGACTCCACAGCGTGTCCCTCCCGCCCCTCTCGGTGGGTGGCATGCCTGTGAGCAGAGTGGGAGGCCACGCAGATCCTCACTGGAGAAGTGGCAGCGAGACCAGCAGCTCTGGTCCACTCAGCAACATGGGAATACGGCCCCTCAATG GACAGTCTATGAGGCAACTCCAGCTAACCTACACTGACTTCTTCCCTGACTACTTCTCGCTAGCAGAGAAACCCCCCGCTGAGTTCTGCCTCTCCCCAGATGGCAACACAGAGTCCATCTCCATCGACTTGCTGCAGAAGAAGG GTCTGGTGAAGGCAATCAACACTGCTGTTGACCTGATTGTGGCTCACTTTGGAACCAGCAGGGATCCAGGGGTGAAG GCCAAACTTGGGAACAGCTCTGTGAGTCCCAATGTGGGGCATCTCATCCTGAAATACCTATGCCCTGCTGTCCGGGACATCCTGAGTGACGGGCTTAAGGCTTACGTCCTGGACATGATCATCGGCCAGAGGAGGAACATCCCTTGGAGCGTGGTGGAGGCATCCACTCAGCTAG GCCCCTCTACCAAGTTGCTGCACAGCCTCTATAGCAAGATCAGCCAGTACACGGAGCTCACCAACCACACCATGAGGTTCAACGCGTTCCTCTTTGGCCTCCTCAA TATCCGGTCCTTGGAATTCTGGTTCAACCACCTCTACAACCATGAAG ATATCATCCTGGCACACTACCAGCCGGTGGGCTTCTTGTGCCTGTCTCACAGCGTATGCCAGCCTCTTTTCGaggagctcctgctcctgctccagcctctctccctgctgcccttcAACCTGGACCTCCTTTTCGAGCACCACCTGATGCAGATgggcaaagagcagcagcagcagaaggagctgctgcgtgtcaagcaggacctgctaCTTTCCGCCCACTCCACCCTGCAGCTGATGCGGACACGGGGCAGCAACGACGATCCTGACGGCTGCAGCACTGCCCCCGAAGCAGACAAAGCGGGCACCAGAGATGGTGGCATCTCACCAGGCCACAGCTCCCAGCAAGCGGCGAGCGAGAGGGTGAAGGGGGTGGGGGCCTCCTGCGGAGATGTGGACAGGGAGGAAGAGCGGAGGAAGGTGCGAGAGAGCGcgtgggaagggaagaaggacaAGCAGGCAGGCTGGTGGTACCAGCTCATGCAGAGCTCTCAGATTTACATCGAGGGCTCGTCTGAAGGCTCAAAGTTTATCCGCTATGAGAAGAAGAAGGCTCTGAACACTGTTCCCAGGTCAGCAGAGACCCGCAAGGCACCACCGCCCCGCGAAGGAGTGGTGGAGGGTGCAGAAGCTTGCCCCATTGCTGAGGGCACCTTGGAGGAGAGACCCAAGGCTGTCAGCAAGCCAAGTCCTGAAGCTGTGGAAGAGCCCTTGGAAAAGCCCCAGCAGGTTCTGGTCAGCGAAGAGGTGAAGGAACGGAGTTGGCCCTTCTGGATGGGTAGCCCCCCAGACTCGGTGGTTACAGAGCTGAAGCACAGCAAGGAGAAGGAGACTGGGGCTCCGCAAAGagtaggagcagcagcagcagcagccccgcaAGAGGAGAGCAACGCCAGTGCATCAGAGGGCAGCCAGGCCATCAAGTGGGGGCACTTGTTTGGGTCCAGGAAGGTGCAAAAAGAGCCCAGGCAGCCTAACAG GTTGCCCTCCGGCTGGCTGAGCTTGGACAAGTCTGTGTTCCAGCTGGTGGCCCAGACGGTTGGGGCAAGCATGTGGCGAGAAGCAGCTCCTGAGCCAGAGCCAGCCCAGCCAGAGTCACCTGAAGTGCCCGCCATGGCGCGGCCGGCCCGGGGGCTGTCTCCTCACCCTCCCTG tgAGGTGAAAGCTCTTTGCCATCACATTGCCACCgaggcaggacagctgagctTCAACAAAGGGGATATTCTGCAAGTCATCTCCAAGGTGGATGGTGACTGGCTGCAGTGCAGCCTCGGCTCCGAGAAGGGACTGGTGCCCATCATGTACGTCACCCACCCGGAGGACGAGGACTATTGA
- the RUSC2 gene encoding AP-4 complex accessory subunit RUSC2 isoform X1 translates to MDSPPKLTGETLIVHHIPLVHCQVPDRQCCSVSKRTNPFCQPELSITRTSALPDRDLSQTDSLVYSSFLQTSETSAEASDNKEGKARDLIVPSVSKRHNPFLLSEGEDVSIFGDDLGQKSFHLHNSLVSGKPPFQLHELALPPFHLHDSNHIVKSWNMSSRSGVVDGQEDKISSDDIQKRNNANRCHLSQASERMELDECSCHRGSSSSFSFDGGDQEWNQNTGESLRNQDALHSRTCSCSSSELQHCRCYSSSSQSEVNDQQMGYISDSSCNSSDGVLVNFSALYNKMNGHSRSNLNSANLSCDSSFCSHSDTGAFYLDLHSSPTESKMSCESHHPESSGKVCGCQHSSSPVLDANCNSYHLHCEPCVSESSDLTACFQSQARLVVATQNYYKLVTCDLSSQSSPSPAGSSITSCSEDHTKGSPAQPTEYYLFRRPDLREEEDNVECSEEEAKGEATQNMIEGQVYVNASPPNLNASRQRSRSYDQNLDRSPSSRLGSLERMVSCPVKLSESPAIPIQSSPPKRVTSFAELAKGRKKNGTSPPLRSSGDSSLEFSPIPETQRDCPTFLEERARRSQSLPPMPFVHGLNQSCEGFCLNHTFGDSQALCSTKDSVSSEKVPSGHGAGEQASLSLLMEADASFSGGSASGHGQRDVRARADGGGTDSKPVVRYSKDQRPTTLPIQPFVFQHHFSKPAKARALHSHFASSLSQLYSLSSNRPASQQISSNSQSSASGTSAEQVAVAGSQAHSTLLTQRSADGAASRNDVGIKKPAPETTRPSPLGSYSPVRCNVPFFQSVDSSSSPTTERAGESQPPRSRSCPISASLLPTRSSPAVSGVQPSQTTKADALRQKENPKPVPKKEAPLEASPPLSEYRLHSVSLPPLSVGGMPVSRVGGHADPHWRSGSETSSSGPLSNMGIRPLNANHLSPQALKWREYRRRNPLGLDRVSGLPGLASSLDRRQQEPRLNRGNPIFELPGSLNTSHFHCKLNGQSMRQLQLTYTDFFPDYFSLAEKPPAEFCLSPDGNTESISIDLLQKKGLVKAINTAVDLIVAHFGTSRDPGVKAKLGNSSVSPNVGHLILKYLCPAVRDILSDGLKAYVLDMIIGQRRNIPWSVVEASTQLGPSTKLLHSLYSKISQYTELTNHTMRFNAFLFGLLNIRSLEFWFNHLYNHEDIILAHYQPVGFLCLSHSVCQPLFEELLLLLQPLSLLPFNLDLLFEHHLMQMGKEQQQQKELLRVKQDLLLSAHSTLQLMRTRGSNDDPDGCSTAPEADKAGTRDGGISPGHSSQQAASERVKGVGASCGDVDREEERRKVRESAWEGKKDKQAGWWYQLMQSSQIYIEGSSEGSKFIRYEKKKALNTVPRSAETRKAPPPREGVVEGAEACPIAEGTLEERPKAVSKPSPEAVEEPLEKPQQVLVSEEVKERSWPFWMGSPPDSVVTELKHSKEKETGAPQRVGAAAAAAPQEESNASASEGSQAIKWGHLFGSRKVQKEPRQPNRLPSGWLSLDKSVFQLVAQTVGASMWREAAPEPEPAQPESPEVPAMARPARGLSPHPPCEVKALCHHIATEAGQLSFNKGDILQVISKVDGDWLQCSLGSEKGLVPIMYVTHPEDEDY, encoded by the exons ATGGATAGTCCACCCAAACTGACTGGTGAGACGCTGATTGTCCATCACATTCCCCTGGTGCATTGCCAGGTCCCTGATAGACAGTGCTGCTCCGTAAGCAAAAGGACCAACCCCTTCTGCCAGCCAGAGCTCAGCATTACACGGACCTCTGCCCTTCCAGACAGAGACCTTTCACAGACTGACTCCTTGGTGTACAGCAGCTTTCTCCAGACCTCTGAAACCTCAGCAGAGGCCTCAGACAATAAAGAAGGCAAAGCGAGGGATTTGATTGTCCCTAGTGTCAGCAAGCGACACAACCCTTTCCTGCTGAGTGAGGGTGAAGACGTCAGCATCTTTGGGGATGACTTGGGTCAAAAATCTTTCCACCTTCACAACTCACTTGTGTCTGGCAAGCCTCCCTTTCAGCTGCACGAGCTGGCCTTACCCCCTTTCCACCTCCACGATTCCAACCACATTGTGAAATCCTGGAACATGTCCAGCCGGTCCGGTGTGGTAGACGGGCAAGAGGACAAAATCAGCAGTGACGACATTCAGAAGAGGAATAACGCGAACAGGTGCCACCTGAGCCAGGCCTCAGAACGCATGGAGCTGGATGAATGCAGCTGCCATCgtggcagctcctccagcttctCCTTCGATGGTGGTGACCAGGAGTGGAACCAGAACACGGGTGAATCGCTGAGGAATCAGGATGCCCTGCACAGCCGGACATGCAGCTGTTCCAGCTCAGAGCTCCAGCACTGTCGCTGCTACAGTTCATCAAGTCAGTCTGAAGTGAATGACCAACAGATGGGCTACATCAGTGACTCTTCCTGCAACAGCTCTGATGGGGTGCTGGTGAACTTCAGTGCTCTGTACAACAAAATGAATGGCCATTCTCGATCTAACCTGAATTCAGCCAACCTGTCCTGTGACTCTTCCTTCTGCAGCCACTCAGACACAGGAGCTTTTTACCTGGATTTGCATTCATCACCCACAGAATCCAAGATGTCTTGCGAGTCGCATCACCCAGAGAGTTCAGGGAAGGTGTGTGGGTGTCAACACTCCTCCTCACCTGTCCTTGATGCTAACTGCAACTCCTACCACCTCCACTGTGAGCCTTGCGTTTCAGAGAGCTCAGACCTCACTGCCTGCTTCCAGAGCCAAGCACGGCTCGTTGTGGCTACTCAGAATTATTATAAGTTAGTCACATGTGACTTGTCTTCCCagtcatcccccagcccagcaggaTCTTCCATAACTAGCTGCTCGGAAGACCATACCAAAGgtagcccagcacagcccactgAATACTATCTGTTCAGAAGACCTGACCTGAGAGAAGAAGAAGATAATGTGGAGTGCAGTGAAGAGGAGGCAAAGGGAGAAGCCACCCAGAACATGATTGAGGGTCAGGTCTATGTGAATGCGTCACCACCTAACCTCAACGCAAGCCGGCAGCGCTCCAGGAGCTATGATCAGAACCTGGACAGGAGTCCCAGCAGCAGGTTGGGCTCCTTGGAGCGCATGGTGAGCTGTCCGGTCAAGCTGAGTGAAAGTCCAGCAATACCCATCCAGAGTTCCCCCCCAAAGCGAGTGACATCTTTTGCTGAACTAGCTAAAGGCCGGAAAAAGAATGGCACCTCTCCACCACTCCGGTCCAGTGGTGATTCCTCCTTGGAGTTCTCCCCAATCCCTGAGACACAGCGGGATTGCCCAACCTTCCTTGAAGAAAGAGCTCGCCGCAGCCAGAGTCTTCCACCCATGCCCTTTGTCCATGGCCTGAACCAGAGCTGCGAGGGCTTCTGTTTGAATCATACTTTTGGGGATAGCCAGGCTTTGTGTTCCACCAAAGACTCAGTCTCCAGTGAGAAGGTCCCCAGTGGGCATGGGGCAGGTGAGCaagcctctctctccctgctgatggAGGCAGATGCCAGCTTCTCAGGTGGCTCTGCCAGTGGCCACGGACAAAGAGATGTTAGAGCTCGAGCAGATG GTGGTGGCACAGACAGCAAGCCTGTGGTACGCTACAGCAAGGACCAGCGTCCCACGACTCTGCCCATCCAGCCCTTTGTTTTCCAGCACCACTTCAGCAAGCCAGCCAAGGCCCGTGCCCTGCACAGCCATTTTGCCTCCAGCCTTTCCCAACTCTACAGCTTGTCCAGCAACCGGCCTGCCAGCCAGCAGATCTCCTCCAATTCCCAGTCCTCAGCCTCGGGCACCTCGGCAGAGCAGGTGGCGGTGGCGGGGAGTCAAGCTCACAGCACGCTCCTGACCCAACGCTCAGCGGACGGAGCTGCCTCTCGCAACGATGTCGGCATTAAGAAGCCTGCCCCCGAGACAACCCGGCCATCCCCCCTGGGGAGTTACTCTCCCGTGCGATGCAACGTGCCTTTCTTTCAAAGCGTGGACTCTTCTTCCTCGCCCACCACAGAGAGAGCTGGAGAGAGCCAGCCCCCCAGGAGCAGATCCTGCCCCATCTCCGCCAGCCTGCTTCCCACGAGGTCTTCCCCTGCGGTCAGTGGCGTGCAGCCCTCCCAAACCACCAAAGCCGATGCCCTGAGGCAGAAGGAGAATCCCAAGCCGGTTCCCAAGAAGGAGGCACCGCTGGAAGCAAGCCCACCGCTCTCCGAGTACCGACTCCACAGCGTGTCCCTCCCGCCCCTCTCGGTGGGTGGCATGCCTGTGAGCAGAGTGGGAGGCCACGCAGATCCTCACTGGAGAAGTGGCAGCGAGACCAGCAGCTCTGGTCCACTCAGCAACATGGGAATACGGCCCCTCAATG CGAACCACCTCTCCCCGCAAGCACTGAAGTGGCGGGAGTACAGGCGGAGGAACCCCCTGGGTCTGGACCGTGTTTCAGGGCTGCCCGGCTTAGCAAGCAGCCTAGACAGGAGACAGCAAGAGCCCCGGCTGAACCGGGGGAACCCCATCTTTGAGCTCCCTGGCAGTCTCAACACCAGCCATTTCCACTGCAAGCTGAACG GACAGTCTATGAGGCAACTCCAGCTAACCTACACTGACTTCTTCCCTGACTACTTCTCGCTAGCAGAGAAACCCCCCGCTGAGTTCTGCCTCTCCCCAGATGGCAACACAGAGTCCATCTCCATCGACTTGCTGCAGAAGAAGG GTCTGGTGAAGGCAATCAACACTGCTGTTGACCTGATTGTGGCTCACTTTGGAACCAGCAGGGATCCAGGGGTGAAG GCCAAACTTGGGAACAGCTCTGTGAGTCCCAATGTGGGGCATCTCATCCTGAAATACCTATGCCCTGCTGTCCGGGACATCCTGAGTGACGGGCTTAAGGCTTACGTCCTGGACATGATCATCGGCCAGAGGAGGAACATCCCTTGGAGCGTGGTGGAGGCATCCACTCAGCTAG GCCCCTCTACCAAGTTGCTGCACAGCCTCTATAGCAAGATCAGCCAGTACACGGAGCTCACCAACCACACCATGAGGTTCAACGCGTTCCTCTTTGGCCTCCTCAA TATCCGGTCCTTGGAATTCTGGTTCAACCACCTCTACAACCATGAAG ATATCATCCTGGCACACTACCAGCCGGTGGGCTTCTTGTGCCTGTCTCACAGCGTATGCCAGCCTCTTTTCGaggagctcctgctcctgctccagcctctctccctgctgcccttcAACCTGGACCTCCTTTTCGAGCACCACCTGATGCAGATgggcaaagagcagcagcagcagaaggagctgctgcgtgtcaagcaggacctgctaCTTTCCGCCCACTCCACCCTGCAGCTGATGCGGACACGGGGCAGCAACGACGATCCTGACGGCTGCAGCACTGCCCCCGAAGCAGACAAAGCGGGCACCAGAGATGGTGGCATCTCACCAGGCCACAGCTCCCAGCAAGCGGCGAGCGAGAGGGTGAAGGGGGTGGGGGCCTCCTGCGGAGATGTGGACAGGGAGGAAGAGCGGAGGAAGGTGCGAGAGAGCGcgtgggaagggaagaaggacaAGCAGGCAGGCTGGTGGTACCAGCTCATGCAGAGCTCTCAGATTTACATCGAGGGCTCGTCTGAAGGCTCAAAGTTTATCCGCTATGAGAAGAAGAAGGCTCTGAACACTGTTCCCAGGTCAGCAGAGACCCGCAAGGCACCACCGCCCCGCGAAGGAGTGGTGGAGGGTGCAGAAGCTTGCCCCATTGCTGAGGGCACCTTGGAGGAGAGACCCAAGGCTGTCAGCAAGCCAAGTCCTGAAGCTGTGGAAGAGCCCTTGGAAAAGCCCCAGCAGGTTCTGGTCAGCGAAGAGGTGAAGGAACGGAGTTGGCCCTTCTGGATGGGTAGCCCCCCAGACTCGGTGGTTACAGAGCTGAAGCACAGCAAGGAGAAGGAGACTGGGGCTCCGCAAAGagtaggagcagcagcagcagcagccccgcaAGAGGAGAGCAACGCCAGTGCATCAGAGGGCAGCCAGGCCATCAAGTGGGGGCACTTGTTTGGGTCCAGGAAGGTGCAAAAAGAGCCCAGGCAGCCTAACAG GTTGCCCTCCGGCTGGCTGAGCTTGGACAAGTCTGTGTTCCAGCTGGTGGCCCAGACGGTTGGGGCAAGCATGTGGCGAGAAGCAGCTCCTGAGCCAGAGCCAGCCCAGCCAGAGTCACCTGAAGTGCCCGCCATGGCGCGGCCGGCCCGGGGGCTGTCTCCTCACCCTCCCTG tgAGGTGAAAGCTCTTTGCCATCACATTGCCACCgaggcaggacagctgagctTCAACAAAGGGGATATTCTGCAAGTCATCTCCAAGGTGGATGGTGACTGGCTGCAGTGCAGCCTCGGCTCCGAGAAGGGACTGGTGCCCATCATGTACGTCACCCACCCGGAGGACGAGGACTATTGA